Sequence from the Nocardia cyriacigeorgica GUH-2 genome:
ATGCCGATGGCGTGTTCGGGCAGATGCTTGCCGACCAGGATGCCGGCCGCGATGGCGAGGGCGTCGGCGGCGACCATGCCGATGGTCGAACCCAGCCAGACGCCGGCCCAGTCGTAGTCGGTGGCCAGGGCGGCGGTGGCGAACATGGTGCGGTCGCCGAGTTCGGCGAGCAGGAAGGCCGACAGCACCACGAAGAACGGGGCGGCCGTGCCGAACCGCGAGACCTTCGGGGTCTCCTCTTCCTCGCCGGCCGGATCGAGGTGTTCGCGCAGCGTCCACACGCCGACGCCGAGGAAGGTGAGCGCGGCGACCAGCGCGATGGCCGTGGTGGGCAGCGCGGCGCCGAGGAAATGGCCGACCGCGACGGAGATGACGTGCACCGCGGCGGTGGCGGTGGCGATCCCGCCGAGCACCACCCACCAGCGATAGCGCAGCGCGAACGTCAGCGCCATCAGCTGGGACTTGTCACCGAGTTCGGCGAGAAAGACGATGCCGATACTCAGCAATACGGTGGCGATCATATGGCGTGTTCTCCCGGGGTCCGGCCAGTCGGCCGGAAAACGGGACGCCTCCGGCCGACAACGAAAAGGTTGTCTCGGCCGAAGGTCTCGCCCACCGGAGGGATTCCGGTTCACGCAGCCGGACCCGCGCCGCGGTGGGCGGTGGATCAGTATGTCGACTACGCGATTGGGGGCTACTCCCCTTCGCTGTGGCCGACTCTACCCGCACCGGCATCGCGACGGCAACTCACTGTTGTCGAAATCGCAATGCGCACAATAAGTTTGGCGATCCGCGCGGCAGGTTTCGGGTTCCCTTACGCGGCCAGCAGCA
This genomic interval carries:
- a CDS encoding TMEM165/GDT1 family protein, producing MIATVLLSIGIVFLAELGDKSQLMALTFALRYRWWVVLGGIATATAAVHVISVAVGHFLGAALPTTAIALVAALTFLGVGVWTLREHLDPAGEEEETPKVSRFGTAAPFFVVLSAFLLAELGDRTMFATAALATDYDWAGVWLGSTIGMVAADALAIAAGILVGKHLPEHAIGIGSGLLFLFFGSLTLTGVAWPSLGTLPGAAVAIVVPVLAGVVFYFLRRRRAAVTDHIVAREGSEQPAEELR